A genome region from Chengkuizengella sp. SCS-71B includes the following:
- the recO gene encoding DNA repair protein RecO, producing MLFKVEGIVIRAIDYGEGNKIIVIFTKETGKASIMARGAKKLKSRLSSVTQLFTYAEFTYYKKGKMGTLNDGEAIKSFHDLNLDIYKSTYAAYLVELIDRMIDEQEASSFIFEQLLASLEFIEEGKDPLVITHIFEMKILKLAGYYPILTECISCGRELNDSSFFSISLGGTLCQICKSKEQYVKKINVRSLKLLRLFQEIDIRRLGKINISDSIKKEVNMLMRDFMDTHVNINWKSRYVMDQISKSNLNNLEYPKK from the coding sequence ATGTTATTTAAAGTTGAAGGTATTGTCATCCGTGCAATTGATTATGGTGAAGGAAACAAAATTATTGTAATATTTACAAAAGAAACGGGGAAGGCAAGCATTATGGCTAGAGGGGCGAAAAAATTAAAAAGTCGCCTTTCTAGCGTTACTCAGTTATTTACATATGCTGAATTTACATACTATAAAAAAGGGAAAATGGGAACACTGAACGATGGTGAAGCCATAAAATCTTTTCATGATTTGAATTTAGACATATATAAATCTACTTATGCAGCTTATCTTGTTGAATTAATTGATCGAATGATAGATGAACAAGAAGCAAGTTCTTTTATTTTTGAGCAACTATTAGCATCTTTGGAATTTATAGAGGAAGGGAAAGATCCTCTAGTCATCACTCATATATTTGAGATGAAAATACTTAAACTAGCTGGTTATTATCCAATTTTAACTGAGTGTATATCATGTGGAAGAGAATTAAATGATAGTTCTTTTTTTTCTATTTCTCTAGGAGGTACGCTTTGTCAAATTTGTAAATCCAAAGAACAGTATGTAAAAAAAATAAACGTAAGATCTCTAAAATTACTGCGCTTGTTTCAAGAAATAGATATAAGAAGGTTAGGGAAAATAAATATATCAGATTCAATAAAAAAAGAAGTGAACATGTTGATGCGTGATTTTATGGATACTCATGTGAATATTAATTGGAAGTCTCGATATGTAATGGATCAAATAAGCAAATCTAATCTAAATAATTTAGAATATCCTAAAAAATAA
- a CDS encoding YqzL family protein, with protein MRDFSWKYFINTGDVDAYLLYKEIHEQDDEEPNQEELQDDVWSD; from the coding sequence ATGCGAGATTTTTCGTGGAAGTATTTTATTAACACTGGAGATGTCGACGCCTACTTATTATATAAAGAAATTCATGAACAAGATGACGAAGAGCCTAATCAGGAAGAATTGCAGGACGATGTGTGGAGTGATTAA
- the era gene encoding GTPase Era, whose protein sequence is MSKSHKSGFVSIIGRPNVGKSTFLNQVIGQKIAIMSDKPQTTRNKIQGVYTQEDTQIVFLDTPGIHKPKSKLGRYMLSIVENTLSEVDVILFVVDVEQGIGKGDRFIIEQLKSVRTPVVLVLNKIDLVHPESLLPIITTYKDLYDFAEIVPISAKMGNNIQPLLNQIRKYLPEGPQYYPEDQVTDHPEQFICAELVREKLLEVTREEVPHSIAVQIEQMKKEDNGVVHISALIYVERKSQKGIIIGKHGAVLKEIGRKSRQDMQRLLGSKIFLELWVKVKKDWRNQDVVLKDLGFHHD, encoded by the coding sequence ATGAGTAAATCACACAAATCGGGGTTTGTTTCTATAATTGGTCGACCTAATGTAGGTAAATCCACTTTTTTAAACCAAGTAATTGGACAAAAAATAGCCATTATGTCTGATAAACCTCAAACAACAAGAAATAAAATTCAAGGTGTATATACACAAGAAGATACACAAATTGTTTTTCTAGATACACCTGGAATTCATAAACCAAAGTCTAAGCTGGGTAGGTATATGCTTAGTATTGTGGAAAATACATTAAGTGAAGTGGATGTTATTTTATTTGTGGTGGATGTGGAACAGGGGATTGGTAAAGGGGACCGTTTTATAATCGAGCAATTAAAATCTGTGCGGACACCTGTAGTCTTAGTACTAAATAAAATAGATCTTGTTCATCCAGAGAGCCTTTTACCTATTATTACGACTTACAAAGATTTATATGATTTTGCGGAAATTGTTCCAATTTCAGCTAAAATGGGGAACAACATTCAACCGTTATTAAATCAGATACGAAAATATTTACCGGAAGGTCCACAGTATTACCCAGAAGATCAAGTTACTGATCATCCAGAACAGTTCATTTGTGCTGAATTAGTACGAGAAAAGTTGTTAGAAGTGACACGTGAAGAAGTACCGCACTCCATTGCTGTACAAATTGAACAAATGAAAAAAGAAGACAATGGAGTTGTGCATATTTCAGCATTAATTTATGTAGAAAGAAAATCTCAAAAGGGAATTATCATTGGTAAACACGGTGCTGTTCTAAAAGAAATTGGTAGAAAATCAAGGCAGGACATGCAGAGATTGTTGGGATCAAAAATATTTCTTGAACTTTGGGTAAAGGTGAAAAAAGATTGGCGGAATCAAGATGTTGTCTTAAAGGACTTAGGATTCCATCACGATTAA
- a CDS encoding cytidine deaminase translates to MDKEKLMNKAIEAMDSAYAPYSNFRVGAALLSDDDVIHMGCNVENAAYGPTNCAERTAMFRAIADGYKPKSFKAIAVAGDTEDPISPCGVCRQVLVELCSEQMPVILVNLKGEHFETTVSELLPGAFKL, encoded by the coding sequence TTGGATAAGGAAAAATTAATGAATAAAGCAATTGAAGCTATGGATAGTGCATATGCACCGTACTCCAATTTTAGAGTAGGGGCTGCATTATTAAGTGATGATGATGTTATACATATGGGCTGTAATGTAGAAAATGCTGCTTATGGTCCTACTAACTGTGCAGAAAGAACGGCTATGTTTCGTGCGATTGCGGATGGCTATAAACCTAAATCATTTAAAGCAATAGCTGTTGCAGGAGATACGGAAGATCCAATAAGCCCTTGTGGTGTCTGTCGACAAGTTTTAGTGGAATTATGTTCTGAACAAATGCCAGTGATATTAGTAAATCTAAAAGGTGAGCATTTTGAAACCACTGTTTCTGAATTGTTGCCAGGAGCATTTAAACTTTAG
- a CDS encoding diacylglycerol kinase, translating into MNRWLHSFKYAYEGLIYAYSTQKNMRFHFFAAIIVLFLALFFELSQVQILFVYVVTCLVIVMELINTAIEKTIDLTVKEMHPMAKIAKDVAAAAVLVSAVFAIIVGIVVFYNPVLFWLNDQLVKTNEISSETILVVLGLVFLCTIVIQETIFSKNKTTQINLISALNSSILTLIVLSDADFIHILLTCFISLLVVSILLSQKGVMIRSILYGAILGIILPLFIYFYV; encoded by the coding sequence ATGAACAGGTGGCTTCACAGTTTTAAATATGCATATGAAGGTTTAATTTATGCTTATTCAACTCAGAAAAACATGAGATTTCATTTTTTTGCGGCCATCATTGTACTTTTTCTTGCTTTATTTTTTGAATTATCTCAGGTGCAAATCCTATTTGTATACGTTGTGACATGTTTAGTTATTGTTATGGAGTTAATAAATACAGCAATTGAAAAAACGATTGATCTTACTGTAAAAGAGATGCATCCGATGGCCAAAATTGCAAAAGATGTTGCCGCAGCTGCTGTACTAGTATCTGCGGTTTTTGCTATTATTGTTGGTATTGTCGTATTTTATAACCCGGTACTATTTTGGCTTAATGATCAGCTAGTGAAAACAAATGAAATCTCTAGTGAAACAATATTAGTAGTGCTTGGCTTAGTGTTTTTGTGTACAATAGTAATTCAAGAAACTATATTCAGTAAAAATAAAACTACTCAAATTAATCTAATTTCAGCATTAAACTCATCAATACTTACGTTAATTGTGTTAAGTGATGCAGATTTTATTCATATATTACTAACATGTTTTATATCGCTATTAGTTGTATCAATCTTACTAAGTCAAAAAGGCGTAATGATTCGTTCCATCTTATATGGTGCGATATTAGGTATCATTCTGCCGTTATTTATTTATTTTTATGTATAG
- the ybeY gene encoding rRNA maturation RNase YbeY, giving the protein MKLQLAYSNDQNEFEIADEWIQILDDLLQVAGKLENISSGEVTLTFVDDKSIHQLNKEYRGIDTPTDVLSFAMQESGVEEAEIFYEDDVEMDELSTMLGDVVISLTTAKRQSEEYGHSLQREIGFLFVHGFLHLIGYDHQDEQSEKEMFHKQEQILQEAGLTR; this is encoded by the coding sequence ATGAAGCTACAGTTAGCATATAGTAATGATCAGAATGAATTTGAAATAGCAGATGAATGGATACAAATATTAGATGATTTATTACAAGTAGCCGGTAAGTTAGAAAATATATCATCTGGTGAAGTTACACTAACTTTTGTTGATGATAAATCCATTCATCAATTAAACAAGGAGTATAGGGGCATAGACACTCCGACAGATGTGCTTTCCTTTGCAATGCAGGAATCTGGGGTTGAAGAAGCTGAGATTTTTTATGAAGATGATGTTGAAATGGATGAATTATCTACCATGCTTGGGGATGTGGTTATTTCATTAACTACAGCGAAAAGGCAGAGTGAAGAATATGGGCATTCCTTACAACGAGAAATCGGTTTTTTGTTCGTACATGGATTTCTTCATCTAATAGGATATGACCATCAGGATGAGCAATCAGAAAAAGAAATGTTTCATAAACAAGAACAAATTTTGCAAGAGGCAGGATTAACAAGATGA
- a CDS encoding HDIG domain-containing metalloprotein gives MISTKSSEKKQAFINGWKQSKLIRVLLYFILIIVFFLSAFQHVINLDKNMGDSASEKDLNQDTPIYTEYSINSLDFLDHIFDKLEQINLDTTLTDEEKTEIYSLYFIQEYNTFVEDNVKIMQESEDSLDASFIQEIEKQLLDQQYDFPVEAFFKLPRLSQAEIIKMSPVAESIVKNLMKEQIKDADIIRGKVAEIVNASNLSDDDSRVLVTEIARFSIIPNYFYDATATKEALSSTETTELNYLQVIGLIILVILFVVFLYMYIRQSNLQIRNNNVQLLMLVFIFIINMMGMKIVALGHNLDYPYLGFLAPVAMGSMLIAILLDYKLAFISSIIFSIFASIIFNFENQVFLFDYKYGLVASVICFTSIFAVHKASQRSSILKAGIFITITACISITAIFLITNENVISNYIFSLTFALMNGLLTAVFVIGILPFFEAAFGILSPVKLVELSNPNHPLLRKLLTETPGTYHHSVMVANLSEAAAESIGANGLLCRVGSFYHDVGKTKRPNYFIENQVNSENPHDTIDPDLSKSIIISHARDGVELLKEYKMPKSICDIAEQHHGTTLLKYFYHKAKEQQEATGEPEEEIQESDFRYPGPKAQFKEAAIVGLCDCVEAAVRSLSNPTMDQINTMVDKIIKDRLEDQQLNECDLTLKEIDTIAKSLKETLLGIFHSRIEYPELPSPDKKGVTKDEATVSI, from the coding sequence ATGATTTCTACAAAATCCAGTGAGAAAAAACAAGCCTTCATCAATGGATGGAAACAGAGTAAACTGATAAGGGTGCTTCTTTACTTCATCTTAATAATAGTTTTCTTTTTATCCGCATTTCAACATGTAATTAACCTAGACAAAAATATGGGGGATTCTGCTTCAGAGAAGGATTTAAATCAAGATACTCCTATTTATACTGAGTATTCTATTAATTCATTGGATTTTTTAGATCATATATTTGATAAGCTAGAACAAATTAACTTAGACACTACATTAACTGATGAAGAAAAAACCGAAATTTATAGTTTGTATTTTATTCAAGAGTACAACACATTTGTTGAAGATAATGTGAAAATAATGCAGGAATCTGAAGACTCCCTAGATGCGTCTTTTATACAGGAAATAGAAAAGCAGCTTCTAGATCAACAGTATGATTTTCCTGTGGAAGCATTTTTTAAACTGCCTCGTTTAAGTCAAGCAGAAATCATAAAGATGAGTCCGGTTGCTGAGAGCATCGTCAAAAATTTAATGAAGGAGCAAATTAAAGATGCTGATATCATCCGTGGAAAAGTTGCAGAAATTGTAAATGCTTCTAATTTAAGTGATGATGATTCTAGGGTGCTTGTTACTGAAATTGCACGATTCAGTATAATTCCTAATTATTTCTATGATGCAACTGCTACTAAAGAGGCTTTGTCTTCAACTGAAACAACAGAACTAAATTACTTGCAGGTTATTGGATTAATAATACTTGTTATATTGTTTGTGGTCTTTTTGTACATGTATATCAGACAAAGTAATTTGCAAATTCGGAATAATAATGTACAACTATTGATGTTAGTATTTATATTTATCATAAATATGATGGGCATGAAGATCGTAGCTTTAGGACACAATTTAGATTATCCATATCTTGGATTTTTAGCACCAGTGGCAATGGGAAGTATGTTAATTGCAATTTTGTTGGATTATAAACTTGCATTTATTTCGTCTATAATATTTAGTATCTTTGCCAGCATCATTTTTAATTTTGAAAATCAAGTGTTTTTATTTGATTATAAATATGGACTAGTTGCCTCTGTCATTTGTTTCACATCTATATTTGCTGTTCATAAAGCAAGTCAAAGGTCGAGCATTTTAAAAGCAGGTATATTTATAACTATAACGGCATGTATTAGCATTACTGCCATATTTTTAATAACGAATGAAAATGTGATTTCGAATTATATATTTTCACTGACCTTTGCACTTATGAATGGTTTATTAACGGCTGTATTTGTGATAGGCATACTGCCATTCTTTGAGGCTGCTTTTGGCATTCTTTCGCCTGTTAAGTTAGTGGAGCTATCAAATCCTAATCACCCATTATTAAGAAAACTGTTGACTGAAACACCAGGAACCTATCATCACAGTGTAATGGTTGCAAATTTATCAGAAGCTGCTGCAGAATCCATTGGGGCAAATGGTTTATTATGTAGGGTAGGATCATTTTATCATGATGTAGGAAAAACGAAGCGACCTAATTATTTTATAGAAAATCAAGTGAACAGTGAAAATCCACATGATACGATAGATCCTGATTTAAGTAAATCGATCATAATATCTCATGCTCGAGATGGAGTAGAACTGTTAAAAGAGTACAAGATGCCTAAGTCGATCTGTGATATTGCAGAACAGCACCATGGTACGACATTACTAAAATATTTTTATCATAAAGCAAAAGAACAACAAGAAGCAACAGGAGAGCCAGAAGAGGAAATTCAAGAATCCGATTTTCGTTATCCTGGACCTAAAGCACAGTTTAAAGAGGCTGCAATTGTGGGTTTATGTGATTGTGTAGAAGCTGCAGTTCGATCATTATCAAACCCTACAATGGATCAAATAAATACAATGGTTGATAAAATCATAAAAGATCGATTAGAGGATCAGCAACTTAATGAATGTGATCTAACGCTTAAAGAAATTGATACTATTGCTAAATCACTAAAAGAAACATTGCTTGGAATTTTCCATTCAAGGATTGAATATCCAGAATTACCAAGTCCAGATAAAAAGGGAGTTACGAAAGATGAAGCTACAGTTAGCATATAG
- a CDS encoding PhoH family protein: MIEHKNKESITLKDTSEALSLFGPHDKFLKIIEQNSDSKIISREAEISIEGNANEVAYLKHLFEVLLDLIRSGYTLSERDILYAFELSKKFQADQLLELYKNEITTTFKGKPIHIKTIGQNHYVSAIKKKDIVFGIGPAGTGKTYLAVALAVKALKIGDVKRIILTRPAVEAGESLGFLPGDLQEKVDPYLRPLYDALHDILGADQVVKAIERGMIEIAPLAYMRGRTLDDSFIILDEAQNTTPEQMKMFLTRLGFGSKMVITGDKTQIDLPRGKKSGLIEAERVLHNIEEIGLIQFTEQDVIRHSLVQQIIVAYQNYTNME, from the coding sequence TTGATTGAACACAAAAACAAAGAATCCATAACATTAAAAGATACATCTGAAGCATTATCATTATTTGGACCACACGATAAATTTTTAAAGATTATTGAACAAAATAGTGATTCTAAAATAATATCTAGGGAAGCCGAAATTTCGATTGAGGGAAATGCGAATGAAGTGGCTTATTTGAAACATTTGTTTGAAGTATTACTTGATTTAATTCGGAGCGGATATACACTTTCAGAAAGAGATATATTATATGCGTTTGAATTATCCAAAAAATTTCAAGCAGATCAGTTACTTGAATTATACAAGAATGAAATTACTACGACTTTTAAAGGAAAACCAATTCATATTAAAACGATTGGACAGAACCATTATGTTTCTGCGATAAAAAAGAAAGACATTGTATTTGGGATTGGTCCTGCTGGTACAGGAAAAACTTATCTTGCTGTAGCCTTAGCGGTTAAAGCTTTGAAAATTGGTGATGTCAAACGAATCATCCTTACGCGTCCTGCAGTAGAAGCAGGTGAAAGTTTGGGCTTTTTACCAGGAGATCTACAAGAAAAGGTAGATCCTTATTTAAGACCACTTTATGATGCTTTACATGATATTTTAGGCGCAGATCAAGTTGTAAAAGCAATAGAAAGAGGAATGATTGAAATTGCTCCTCTTGCTTATATGAGAGGACGTACATTAGATGACTCATTTATCATATTAGACGAGGCACAAAATACAACGCCTGAACAAATGAAAATGTTTTTAACGAGACTTGGGTTTGGATCGAAAATGGTTATAACAGGTGATAAAACACAAATTGATTTACCTAGAGGGAAAAAATCTGGCTTAATCGAAGCGGAAAGGGTTTTACATAATATTGAGGAAATTGGATTGATCCAATTTACAGAACAAGATGTAATTCGCCATTCTTTAGTACAACAAATAATTGTGGCCTATCAGAACTATACGAATATGGAATAA
- the yqfD gene encoding sporulation protein YqfD translates to MQYQLITYFQGHVKIEVRGKDIEKLMNELIHSKIKIWDAKRLSGGSIEFHIHLNDFFKLRPLLKKTGCRMRVRKRFGFPFFLNKFLRRKFFISGIALFLMGIYILSTMVWNIEVIGTERLSTEQVLEKAEGLGIHKYQFKFKMDDLDFVARELTRSLPESSWIGVTMKGTKIQIKVVESTIPEEVPLLSPRNLVATSDAIITEIFAEKGNPVVRVNHRVKKGDVLISGVIGDEENQEIVVAKGKVRGLVWYEYNVKVPLKQGVKVYTGSVVDRKYLVFGNRALKIMGFGSLEFEKSENILSKHMLGWREYSLHIGWMDEKILESQIVERELSMEEAQSVGIQQAISDILFSTGIDSKIQAQNIIETKEENGVVHMKILFEVEQDIMTEQPIAETNQLF, encoded by the coding sequence GTGCAGTACCAACTGATTACATATTTTCAGGGCCATGTTAAAATTGAAGTTAGAGGAAAAGATATAGAAAAGCTTATGAATGAACTTATTCATAGTAAAATAAAAATTTGGGATGCAAAAAGATTATCTGGGGGATCAATTGAATTTCATATCCATTTAAATGATTTTTTTAAGCTTCGCCCGCTTTTAAAAAAGACAGGCTGTAGAATGCGTGTAAGAAAACGTTTTGGTTTTCCATTCTTTTTAAATAAATTTTTGAGAAGGAAATTTTTTATCTCTGGCATTGCCTTGTTTCTAATGGGAATTTATATATTGTCAACGATGGTATGGAATATAGAAGTGATAGGTACTGAAAGGTTAAGTACCGAGCAGGTTTTGGAAAAAGCAGAGGGATTGGGAATACATAAATATCAATTTAAATTTAAAATGGATGACCTTGATTTCGTAGCTAGGGAGTTGACGAGGAGTCTGCCTGAGAGTAGTTGGATCGGTGTAACAATGAAGGGAACAAAAATTCAGATCAAGGTTGTTGAGTCAACTATTCCTGAAGAAGTCCCTTTACTAAGCCCTAGGAATCTTGTAGCAACTTCTGATGCTATCATTACTGAAATCTTTGCAGAGAAGGGGAACCCTGTAGTTAGAGTAAACCATCGAGTGAAAAAGGGAGATGTTCTAATCTCTGGTGTTATTGGTGATGAAGAGAATCAAGAAATTGTTGTTGCCAAGGGAAAAGTCAGAGGTTTGGTCTGGTATGAATATAATGTAAAGGTTCCATTAAAACAAGGAGTTAAAGTGTATACAGGTAGTGTGGTGGATAGAAAATATTTAGTTTTTGGGAATAGAGCCTTAAAAATAATGGGTTTTGGTAGCTTAGAATTTGAGAAATCTGAAAATATTCTGTCTAAACATATGTTAGGTTGGAGAGAATATTCTTTACATATTGGATGGATGGATGAAAAAATATTGGAATCCCAAATAGTGGAAAGAGAATTAAGCATGGAGGAAGCTCAATCTGTTGGTATCCAACAAGCAATATCAGATATCCTTTTTAGTACAGGAATTGATTCTAAAATACAAGCACAAAATATAATTGAAACTAAGGAAGAAAATGGGGTTGTACATATGAAAATCCTATTTGAGGTAGAACAGGATATTATGACTGAACAGCCTATTGCTGAAACTAATCAATTATTTTAG
- the yqfC gene encoding sporulation protein YqfC, protein MSRIKKKLRKFTANVLDLPKDVIFDLPRITMIGNMQLYVENHKGVIQFSSEKLTLQLDVGKLEIIGKDLVIRAILSEEVFIEGVIVDVKYIQ, encoded by the coding sequence ATGAGCCGCATTAAAAAAAAGCTTCGAAAATTCACAGCAAATGTTCTTGACTTACCTAAGGATGTAATATTTGATTTGCCTAGAATAACGATGATTGGAAACATGCAGCTGTATGTAGAAAATCATAAAGGTGTTATTCAATTTTCCAGTGAGAAATTAACTTTGCAGTTGGATGTAGGGAAATTAGAAATCATAGGTAAAGATCTTGTAATTAGAGCCATTTTATCAGAGGAAGTATTTATCGAAGGCGTAATAGTAGATGTCAAATACATTCAGTAG